ATCTTGCCATCAACGTCCCAATCCTCTTCTGCGCCGCCTGAAACAGCGCCTGAGCCTCCAAATACGGCGTCGAATCAGCCCTCAGATGAAAACTCGCATCAAGCGGCGTCGCAATCTTTCCCAGCGCACAGATAATCAAGGTCAAGCATGACCCAGGCGACCAATCGATCCCATCGATGACCACGTTGAGAACAACTTTTCTAGCAGCAGCTTCTTCGAGGATTGGGTTTTTGCAGTGCACGTGATCGAAGAAGTTGTCGAGAAGTGCTTTTACGCCTTGTGTGTCGAGATCTGCAATGTCGGCTAGCGATGTGCAGCCGGGGGAATAAGATGGGGATGGTTGTGGTGGATCGGGGTGGAGAGTTGTGTGGGATGACATGTCGCGTGAGAGGACGGACCAGAGGAGGAGGCTTTCCATCTTCTCGGGGAGAATACTTCGTAGGGGGATGTCGCCCAGACTCTCTGGGGATAACTGCGTAGGAGACTCCTCGGGTAAAAGTTCATGTCCAACATCTTGATTGGTAGTGTCAGGCTTTGGCTCGCGaatcaacttctccaatTCATCCAAACGttccaagatcttgagacTCGCAGGGTCAAATGCCGATAGATCAACCGGGGATTGAATGCACGTCGCCCCAACACTGACGCAGTATGAACAAGCCGGCTTTTGGTTATCGCACTTTGTCTTCCTAGCCCGACACACTTGGCACGCCGTGTTGGCTCGTTTGCGGGGATAAAACGCTGTACCCCTTGGCGCTGGTCTCTTCCCCGGCCGACGATCCGCTTCAGCTGACATTTCTGATGTTTGCGGGGACATGATGAAGGGTGCAGAAacgtggaggaggagaaacGAATGTGGATGTCCACGTCGGGGAATATCGCCCCTTATACCTCTTGACTCGTGACGCCGTAAAGTGGGCTCTCATCGGGGAATGTCGCTCATATCAGCCAAACTGGGGTAAGCTCAGCTTTTCATCATCCCCAGATTTTCGGTCTCCCCACAAACCCCAGACTGGTCTAGACCGTGTTAGCTAAAGCCAATTCTTTTTTGCGCATGATTTTCGtgcttcttttcttgtcaTGCCATGTCACACTTGACAACCAGTATGAGTATGGCCTGTCTTTAACCGGAAACTATTGATGATACTACGCTCATGACTTGGTTATGCAGCTGTATATAAGACTCGGCAGTTGACCCCATCTTTATCACCCAGCATCCATCATCAGTTTCCACTTTGTCTTATCAAGAGTCTACTGTTTCAGTCATGGAGACGTCGAATACTACCGGCAAATCAGATCTTGAACTCCAGGCCAAGGTGTCTGGTACTGAGTTCATTGATGCCAAGAGCCATGCTGTCGAGGCAGACCGTCAGGCTGAGCATCAGTTGACGCTCAAGCAATGCTTTAAACAACATCCGGCTATTGTTTGGTGGTGCTTTTACTGGTCAATCGCGGCTGTAGGCTGGTAAGACGAATACCTGCCTTCTCATCAGGATCCCGATAGCTAATCACTCTGTTATAGGGGCTTCGATGCTCAGATCAACGGTGCCATGATCTCCGTCGCCGCCTTCCGACGCGACTTTGGGTGCGCCCGTCATCCGACCTCCCTTCTGACCACCACTAACGACTTCTAGATATGTCGAAAACGGCGAAGCTATCCTCCCCGCCGACTGGCAAACCGCCTTCAACTGCATCAGCTCCGTCGGCGGCTTCTTCGGCGGTTTCATGTGTTCCTGGATCTGCGATTACGTCGGCCGAAAGAACTCTCTCGTCATGGCACTACTCCTTGCGACAGGCGGTACGATCGGAGAATGCATGTCCAACACCAACGTCGCTTTCCTCATGTCCAAACTCATCATTGGTCTTGGATTGGGCTTCTTTTTGACGCTTGCCCCTTTGGCGACGTCGGAGATTTCGCCTGTGGTGTTTCGTGGTATTGCTACTGCGGGCGTTAACCTTGGAATCGCGATTGGTCAGTTGGTTTCGAATGGTGTTATCAAGGCTTTTGGTGAGAGGACGGATCATTGGGCTTGGAGGGGTGCGCTGGCTACGCAGGGTATCTTTATTGTTATCCTTGCTGCTGGTCTGCCCTTCGCTCCCGAGACTCCATGGTATCTTGTTCGCAAGGGTAAGATTGAGGAGGCGAAGAAGTCACTCATCCAGCTCTACGGATCTGGTGTTGACATTGACGCCAAGCTGGCTACTATCAAGGAGACCATCGCCGAGGAACAAGCTGCCTCGGCcgaagaagcttcttggatCCAGTGCTTCAAGGGAACCGACCTCATCCGTACTATGATCAGCATGGGTGTCTTTGTCTGCCAACACTTCGTCGGTATCATTTTCGTTCTCGGATACTCAACCTACTTCTTTCAACTTGCCGGTCTTGAGACCTCTCGCAGCTTCGATCTCGGCGTTGGCGTCACAGCATGCGGTGTTCTCGGCAACATCTGCAGTTGGTTTGTCGTCAACTCTTTCGGTCGTCGCAAGATCTTCCTCTCCGGCATGGGAGCTCTCACAGTCCTCCTATTCCTCATCGGTATCATGGATGTAGTCCCTACGTCAGCTGCCAAGTGGGTGCAAGCCGCATGCACAGTCATCTACGCTTACGTCTACTTCGCCACTGTCGGAGCCATGGCTTTCGCTGTTCTTGGCGAGACAGCCTCGCTCAacctcaaggccaagacgaTGGCGCTTGCCACTGCCACACAATCTGTTATGGGTATCGCTATGAACTTTGCCATTCCGTACATGGTCAACCCTGATGAAGGTAatctcaagggcaaggttgGCTTCATCTTTGGTGGTCTTGGTTTGATTGGCTTTATTTGGAGTTGGGTTTATGTTCCTGAGCTCAAGGGACGACGATATGATGAGATTGACCACATGTTTCACAACAAGGTCAGCCCTCGACAGATGGGAACCTATAAGCTGTAAAGGAGTGGCCTGTGATGAAACACGGAGAGGGTTATGGTGATGGTTTGTGCTTTGTATTTATATCAACAAGATCTGCGGATGGTAGTAATTGGCAATGAGTCATATTCTGTTGCAATTGGATCTATGATATCTGTAACGGACCGAAAGCCTGCTTACAGTATCGATTATACACTTTAATGACCGCCTAGCATCATTCGGTGACGGTTCTTGTATGACGGCCTATAAATAGACCACCCGGATAAGCACCGCAGCAATTCTTAGGATCTTATCATCCTTCCATGACACACATTGAGCTTGCTGTGCCTCCTGTCAGCACGAAAGCTGCCAATAACACCGTTGAGGACAGAAAAGCCTTCTCATGATGAGATCTATCTCAAAACCTAGGGTATTAGGATATGTGGTCCTAGCTTAGTTCCAACATACCTATAACTACCTACCGTCTGTCCATAGTAGTATATCCTATTATCTTGAACTGCTAGTAACTCTTTATGTCTCTCAACGTGATTTCCGACCGCCGTTCGCGGTCGCCATTATGCAAAATaagcttcatcttctttacTGTGCCACATAATCTCTCGACTCAACAACCCCCACTCTCCCACATCTCTAAGCTCGTAACATCATTCCAGTTTACCAAATATGCGTTCTGCACACACGTTGTGCAGCAGATTAAGGATGCACGTATCAGATCTGATTTTCCGTTGACTTTCAATATCCACAAGAGACATTGGAACCTCCCGAACCCAGTTTGGAGAGTCTCTACGACACTGGCGAACAACATATACGGCAAATCTGTAGACTACGCCCTGCTTCCTGTAAATTTTCTGAGCTCCAAGTTATTACTGTTCCATGGCAATAAAGCTAACAGTATGATGCAGATGTCTGGAAGTCTTTAGAGTTCCAAGGCAAGAGGTCGCGTCTAATGAATTCGGAATCAGTTGCTCGACCGAATCGGCAACGAGCCGTAATCTAGTTCAGAAATGGCACCGGGATTGCTTGGAGAAGCACCAGGCGTGCAAATCTTCCAAGGCCTGGGTTCCTACAAGGCTAGCCAAGATCTATGATACCCACTTCCGCGTCATCAGAAACGTGGATCATGACTCTGAACCATATTCTTATGTCGCGCTGAGCCACTGTTGGGGGCGAGCTAATATCCCGAAGCTGACTGCAGCAACCAAGAATGACCTCTTACAAGGCACGCCTATCTCCAGACTCCCTAAAACCTTTCGAGGTGCTATTACTGTATGTCGCTGGCTAGGCCATCCATATATATGGATCGACTCGCTCTGTGTTATACAAGATTCTAATGAAGACTGGACGACTGAAGCATATATGATGACTGACGTCTATGGTAACTCTGCGCTGACGATTGTGGCTGCACACGCACGCGATGGCACGGAAGGTCTGTTCTGTAATCGCCCTCCGCTGGGCACTAAAGCACCTATAATCGACTGTTCATGGGGGCCTAATTCGAAACCTGAACCATACTGCCTCGTAGATCACCGTTTATGGATCAGTAGCGTTGAGAACAGTCACCCATCCTCAAGGGCCTGGACAGTTCAAGAGCGCTTTCTCTCAACAAAATGCCTATATTTCACAGAGCATCAGATATTCTATCGCTGTGCCACCCACGAAGTCTGCGAGTCTTTTCCAGCGGGTGAAACGCCTTCGCAGCTCATTGAGATTACGGCTCTACAATCCGTCAAAAGCAACCTAGAGCCCAGGGAGAAGTGAGTTCGAGCTACGGAGGTTTACTCAAGAGCATGTCTTACAAAGGACACGGATAAAATCGTTGCTGTGGCTGGTATAGCAGAGAACGTGCGCGCTGCTTTGGGGGACGAGTATCTGGTTGGCTTATGGAAGAGTAATCTAGTCCACGAACTGCTGTGGCGATCATCTTCAAATGGTGGTGATCAGTCAAGACCGGATCCTTGCCTCGCTCCGACTTCGTCTTGGATGGCAGTCAAAGGAGTTGGCGTGGACATCAACTCGACAATTTGCAGCTCAGGATGTAATCATCACATCAATATCATCCACGCCTCAGTCGACCTCGTTGATCCTTCGCGGCCAACTGGGGATATACACCAAGGCTCAGGGATCCTTCAAATTCGGGGTTCTCTCAAACAAGTGTACTGGTCTCCGAGTAAATACTCCGATGGAGACTGGCGCAAGTCTCAAATCACGTTTGAGGGCGAACAGAGGGGTGCATTAACCACTACACACCCGGATTATCTCGAGGACTCTTTAACGGATCGGAGAATTTTCTTGCTACCAGTACTATCAACGGAAGAGGGGCAGAGTATTGAGTGTCTTGTTCTTACACCTGTTATTGAACAGGCCCGGATATACGAGCGCGTTGGACACTATACCATGAGCAGTGACAATGGAGGAGACTGGTACCTGTTCAGACAGAGAAAAAAGGGGAATGATTCCGTTCCGTGGTGGGGGAGCTGGCTTGGGTATAGCGATTGGGAAAGAATCCCAAAAGCTGATTTGTGCATAATTTAAACAAGAACTAGGGAAAGTCAGGCAAGTTTTAATTCTTAATGTATGTAGATGCTATGGTAGTTTGACGAGGACATTTCTTCTTAGCCCGTACCAACAGACCTTCTTAGTAAACAAGCCAAACCAAGAGCCAAACGACAACTGTTTCAAGAGCCCCAGACAGTGCTTGTTCCACTGGTCACAGTGACTGCATCCGGTGTAATCACGCTCGTAGCCACATCAGTCTGCACCGTGGTGTAATACTGAGTAACCGTGAAACCCTCCGCATTCGTGACAACAACGGTATTATAATCCGTCTCAGCCACAGTATCAACATTCGTAAAGAATAGCGTGTTGTAGTTCGTAGCCTCAACAACATTAGTATTAGTCACTATAACAGTGTTGAAGTTCGTAACCGTGACAGTAACGGGTTTTGTAACCGTCGCGCTTTTTCGATTCGTTTGAGTCACAGTCTCAGAGCCTGTTTTCGTGGTCTTACTAGAGCTGGTAGAAGTACTAGTCTTTCGGTCTGTGACAAACGTGCTCCTCAGCTTGTTGACGGAGAAAGTATTGGTTCGGGTTTGTGTAGTTGTGACGGTCCTGGAGGCTTTGGCGGTGATGGTTGTGGTCATGGGGGCAGAGGGACTGGCGATTAGGCATGAACACGCGCTGCTGGCGTCGCTGGGGGCTTTGCTGGGTAGATAATCAGGTATCTGTACCGCCTTCACTGCTCGCTTAGAAGGCTTAAGGAGGGTTAGTATTACTAAGGATGAATGTGAAGCTCGATGTTGAGACTTACCTTGTTGGCGGAACCACATAGCATGTCGTACCATGTCCAAGGAGCTGAAGCGTCCGGTGTAACCACAGTACTCCTAGAATCGAAGGTAGTACTGGAAACAAGCCAATATCATGCCCAACACTGGTGAGGATTGTGTTGACTTACACAGTGCCATTATAACAGTCGCACTCGTTGGAGTTGAATCTGAAGCTGGCGGCTTTCGAATCGCTCAAGCAAAAGTCCTGGCATACGTTGGTGCTCTATAATGACTGTTAGTAACATATAATATTTCAATGTCACAGTTGCAAAGACTCACGTAACACTAATTGAATCTTCGTTAGTATATCCTCCCTTGCGGATAATATTTGGTAAGTACTTACAAAGTGGAAACTGTGGTTGCGTTGGTAGTCAGAACGTCGATGGTGGAAGCGTCGGTCACATCCGTTGTAACCGTTGTATCAACATCGACAGTGACAGTCGTAGTGGCTGTGACTCTCAAGGAAGTACTGCGGATAACGGGAGTAATGGTAGTTGACACGGTGCTTTGGATATAGGTTGAGCAAAACGCGGATCCATTCTCTTGATTTTTCTTAAAGGCTTGGTTGTTGGGATCACTGGCTTTGCAGACTAGAAAGGGTGGGCTGTTAGTTGACTTTCGCTGGATATTAGGTCTAAATACCTGCTCTTGGATTAAGGAGGTTTCTCATATCGAGCATCAAATCAGAGAGTTGGCCATTGCTGTCGGCTGCTGGTAGCGCGCTCACTGTGCTGATAAACAACAGCGTCAGAACTTTTTTGAAGGAAACCATTTTCGATTAACATACGTGAAAGCCTATTGCGTAGAATAAAGTGTTGGACGACTTAATCAGACCCATTAAGTATACGACACGATTTAGCTTTTCTCATACCCTAGCTTGGGATATTTTGCTCGTATATCATGAGCTTCATTAGATCAATGAACCCAACGGGCTGGTTCAGTTCTAGCCTATAATAAAGGAATCATCCTCGCTTAGCGCTCACTCAAGTGGCGTGACGTTGACCAGACTTAAGACAATACTTGACATGTCAGGAATGTTGAGGCGTGGACTAGGTCATATCTAGTAATTCTGGTAGAGCTACAATGGCTTCTGACGAGGTGGAGTCGGGTGACAGAGGTTTCTATTCTAATACGATGGAAAGCCTGTAAATCTGGGAGTTCTAGCGCGCTTCTAGTTACAAAGTTCCTTGTTCTTATTGGACGGTAAAGCTCTAGCTTTGTTCCTGTCACCTCGTGGACCGGGTTAGATTGGTCCTGACTTCATCGACAAGTCGCTTGGAAACAAGGCGGATATTATTGCTAACAATGAAGAATGCACTGAAATGTAATATTTACTTTTGACTCTTACAGATAGATATAACAGAACGGAGAACCGCTCATGGTGTCAAGCGCATCATCGATGGTAATCTCAGCTGCATTAACCCCCATATTCAGAGGATCAGACTTCAAAGCGTCTCGACTAGGAGGTCTGTTCCCGATAGTGATAGTACCAGCAATATCCCTGGCCTGCTTGGGATGCAGAGCCTGCCAGATCCAGTACACGCGATCAACCATAGCATGGTGCAGAAAGAAAACAGGTTCGTTAGACGAAGAGTAAAGGTCAGAGGAGTCACCACCAATGGCAAAATGACCAGCGCCGTGCAAGCCCAGGAATCGATCTGGGAATCGACCTTGAAACTCGTCCTGCATGATTTGAATGCTGCGTGAAGCATCGCCGAGCGTGACGTTGTATAAGTTAGGGAGAGTCATCCACTTATCAATGGTGTAACGACTGAGATCTCGACGTAGACAGCGAGGGTTATATTCGAGAGGTGTAGCGGTGGCTTCCATTCCGTCCATGCCAGGAGATGGGGGTCCAAGGTTAGCGGTTGCGCCAGCGAAGGGACCCTTCTTGATACAGCCACCTCCGTTACCGCTGGGAAGGAAAATGAGTCCTGTGCCAGAAACAGAGCCGTTGTGCTTGAAGAACCCGCCATCGCCGCTCATACTGGTCTCGGAACCGTCAAAGAGAGGGTTAGTTGCAAAGTCGCCAGTCTCAAACCAATTCCAGTACTACAGTAAATCATAAGCTTGAAATCTTTATCGTCGGCTATCACCAAGATTCACTCACCGGCTGGGTGCCTTTGTAGTCGCACTCCATCTCGCAGAGCTTTTTCATATGCCCAAGTATAGTAGCGATGCCAGGTGAAGAAGTTTCCCTGAAAAGGATTGTCAGATTCAATGCCATTGACAACtcatgaagaacaagaactGACTGTTGCATGGATAGTGCGAGTCTGGTTGATATGCACAGCGACAAAATCGTCATATCTGGTACGTGCACCAGGTGCGAAAGAAGGGTCTGCCTTGGATGGTTTCTTTCGCAGACATAGAACTGCATTGATATAagcctttctctctttctttgaTAGGGCTTTCCTGTAGTAGTTGTTAGCGACGGTTCAATGCATCTAGGACGTAAACTTACCAATCCCGGCGCACGTTGGCATTGGCGATTGTGCACTTCTTGCGGCTGGTCGGTGCCTGGGCATTCTCTAACGCACTGATTGCCTTGCTGTTGAGATCTAGCATGAGATCGCCGGCCGATTGAGTCGGTGAGGCCGCAACCAGCGACGAGGCGCTCAGCAAAGCAGCAAGGATTCCAAAAGAAATATGCATGGTTTCGGAACTCGCTTTTGTCCTTGGTCTCCGTGTTAGATAAGAAATGAGAAAGAAAGGCAGACAATGCGGTGAGATTGGATGTGCGGGATAGACTACTTAACAGATAAGCAAGCGGAAAATTACAGTCGAATTTGTATTAGTGCCTACCCCGTATAATTGATGGGATAGAGAAGAACCTCAAGAGCCCTTGTTGAAGCCAAGCCGGAGCAAGTTCTGTTCGTAGAATATCGCCCCGGTAAATTGTTCATCATTGCTGGATGGGGATTTGACAAGCCCTTGGCTCTGCAGCCCTAGGGCGCAGGGTATTACAGGCTACACAATACTTACCAGGTTTCTTATCCAGGCACAATTGAGGCTAAAGAATACAGATTATATGGATGGAAGAACTATTTCTCGGCATGGATTTACTTCTTTTCATGGAAGGTATTCCGCGAGGCCTTGATAGTTTATGAGGAACAAGCGAGTGAAGAGCAACGTGTTAGCTGGCGATTTAACCGGATGCCCCTGGACATATGCATCTAAGATTTTAGGGTACCCAATCACTGGCCGTTGTTGATTCGCAAATTCATGCCAATAACGGGGTAGCTCAATCTATTCGCATCCAAACAGCCTTTTGTCCGCTATTCTCGTATATGCACCCTGCAATGCTGACCATATGTTTGCTCGATTTAAGGGTCTTTATGAAAGATAGCAAGCTGCTGCTCAGCCCGGACTAGTGAAGCTTCCCAGGTCACCTGTGCGGTTGAAGGCGCCGGTGGACATATGTGGTGTTGTTTATAGCCATCCGTTCATTACCTACTGTTCCTTCGAAAACCCAAATCGTAAGCCAATGGGAGAAAGTTACAGGCAGTTCCTAAACCAGTGACGCAGCTCGCGTCTCTCAATGTAACCCGGAACCTCAgaattaagcttaaatatatttttagACTACCCGCGTATCTTCTGACGAAAAATTGATTGCTGAAGAGGTAGGGCAGTTAGGAAGAGTGTCTACATGCAGCAACAGTTGTTCAAGACTGTAGGTTAATTGAAACCACACGCGCTGCATCTAATACACTAGCTAGATGCAGAACTCGGTTTTACTTGGTCACTGAAGGGACACCGTATCTTGGGGCCTCCGTGAACTTCAAGCAGGTAGCGGCAGAGTTAGATCAACGGCCACTTCGAATCTTGACACTGCTGTAGTGGTAGAAGCTTGGTGGAGCTACGTTTCCGTTGGTCCAGATAATgaaattaataatactagtCTTGAATCAACGTCACATACATGTCTAAACTTTTGGGCCAATTTCTCTATGTCCTCGCAGGCCGATTTGCCTACCTACTAATCCCTTACGTCTAATCATCTATCTTCAGACATGCTTACTTTCTGATCACTCAACGTCCTGTGCAAGATCTGGGACCTCTGCTTACAAATGCAATCAATCTTTTGGTATTTGAGTGCCTTTTTGACATTATAGGTTTACTATTGTTTAACTTTCTTAATACGAAGGTGTTGTGCTCTCCAGAGATATGGAAGTCACTGGAATTTGGGGTGAACAATAATCTGACCTTCTTAATTCAGTATGAGGACCTATTCGCACAGCTCACTCTTTGTATTCGGAGCAAAAGACTTTAAGAGATTTAGATCACAATTTAGATCCAATATTTAGGTCAACTCTCACTGGTCAGCCTTACGATGACACCCTTGAGAAGTGGATTCATCAAGCACGTTCCCTTGGCACGGAGGACTGTGGGTCGGCGTTGAAGAAATTCAGCCCCATAAGGACGGAGGTGATAGCCTCATGGAGCCAAATAATTGTTTCAAGGGTTACATTGTTCCGAGTAAGCGAGAGGGCAAACGGATA
The window above is part of the Fusarium oxysporum f. sp. lycopersici 4287 chromosome 8, whole genome shotgun sequence genome. Proteins encoded here:
- a CDS encoding tyrosinase produces the protein MHISFGILAALLSASSLVAASPTQSAGDLMLDLNSKAISALENAQAPTSRKKCTIANANVRRDWKALSKKERKAYINAVLCLRKKPSKADPSFAPGARTRYDDFVAVHINQTRTIHATGNFFTWHRYYTWAYEKALRDGYWNWFETGDFATNPLFDGSETSMSGDGGFFKHNGSVSGTGLIFLPSGNGGGCIKKGPFAGATANLGPPSPGMDGMEATATPLEYNPRCLRRDLSRYTIDKWMTLPNLYNVTLGDASRSIQIMQDEFQGRFPDRFLGLHGAGHFAIGGDSSDLYSSSNEPVFFLHHAMVDRVYWIWQALHPKQARDIAGTITIGNRPPSRDALKSDPLNMGVNAAEITIDDALDTMSGSPFCYIYL